The Mycolicibacterium monacense genome contains the following window.
CGCTGCTGACCGGACAGGTCACGGTGCTGCTCGGCCATTCCGGGGTCGGCAAGTCCACACTGGTCAATCGCCTTGTGCCGCAGGCACACCGCGCGATCGGCGAGGTGAGCGGCGTGGGTAAGGGACGGCACACGTCAACGCAGTCGGTCGCCCTGCCGCTGGCCGATGCCGGCTGGGTGATCGACACGCCCGGCATCCGCTCGTTCGGGTTGGCCCACATCGAACCCGACGATGTGCTGCTGGCGTTCTCCGATCTGGCCGAGGCGATCGCCGACTGCCCCCGCGGTTGTCGGCACATGGGTCCGCCCGCCGATCCCGAATGCGCGCTCGACAGCCTCACCGGGGCGGCCGCCGGTCGGGTGGCCGCGGCACGTCACCTGCTGGGCGCGCTGAACGAGGCATGACCGGCAGCTATCTCGAGGTCGCCCGGTGACACAAACCCGCAGCGAGCTGACAGGCGCGTGACGGAATCGACCCGATGTGTGTGGGGTTGCCCGAACCGGGCACACATCGTGTCTATGCAACTACGCCAGAAGGAGGCTCGACCTTGAGCACCGTCCCCACAGTCACCTTGAACGACGGCGCGTCGATCCCGCAGCTCGGGTTCGGCGTCTACCAGGTCAAACCCGATGAGACGGCGAATGCGGTGAAGACGGCGCTCGACATCGGCTACCGCCACATCGACACCGCCGAGATGTACCAGAACGAGCGCGGGGTCGGCGAGGGCGTTCGCGACGCCGGCATCGACCGCGCCGAGGTCTTCGTCACCAGCAAGCTCAACAACGGGTTCCACCGGCCCGACGATGCCCGCCGCGCCTTCGACAAGACGTTGAGCGAGTTGGGTTTCGAGTACGTCGACCTGTTCCTCATCCACTGGCCACTGCCCACCCTGTACGACGGCGACTTCGTCTCGACGTGGCAGACACTCGAGGAGTTCAAGAAAGACGGCCGCGCGCGCAGCATCGGTGTGTCGAATTTCCAGGTCGACCATCTCGGGCGCCTCGCCCGTGAGACGGAGACGGTGCCCGCGGTCAACCAGATCGAGGTGCATCCGTACTTCACCAACGACGCGGTGCGCGCCTACGGCAGGGAACACGGGATCGCCACCGAGGCGTGGTCGCCGATCGCGCAGGGTCAGGTGCTCGACGATCCGACGGTCACCCGCATCGCCGAGGCGAGCGGGAAGTCACCCGCGCAGGTGGTGTTGCGCTGGCATGTTCAGCGTGGCGACATCATCTTCCCGAAATCGGTGACGCCCGAGCGCATCGAGGAGAACTTCAACCTGTTCGACTTCGAGTTGAGCGAGGCCGACGTCGATGCGCTGTCCGGTCTCGACAAGAGCGAGCAGGGCCGCATCGGACCGAATCCGGACACGTTCGACTACATCCCCGACTGACCCCGGAAACGCCGAAACTGCGGGGAGATCGTCCATCCGATCCGGATGGTGATCTCCCCGCAGTTTCGAGGTATCAGGCTGCGCGCAGCGCGGCCTGTGCACGCTTCTCGCGACGACGGCCCCGCACCGCGGCGATGGACGACCGCAACCCGCGACGCTCGGTCGGCTCGAGATCGGCGAACATCCGCTCACTGCGGGTCTCGGGCGCGTTGTCGGGGGTGTCGCGCAGGTACTTGTCCGGCAACGACAGCTTGGCGATGGTGCGCCAGGTCTTGCCGTACTGCACCAGGAACGGACCCGTCGTGTAGGGCAGGTCGTACTTGTCGCAGACCTGCTGCACGCGCTTCGAGATCTCGTGCAGCCGATTGCTGGGCAGGTCCGGATACAGGTGATGCTCGATCTGGTGGCACAGGTTGCCGCTCATGAAGCGCAACAGCCAGCCGCCGGTGAAGTTGGCGCTGCCCAGCATCTGGCGCAGGTACCACTGCCCCTTGGACTCGCCGACCATGTCGGTCTTGGTGAACTTCTCCGCGCCGTCCGGGAAGTGACCGCAGAAGATCACCGCGTTGGACCACACGTTGCGGATGACGTTGGCCACCGCGTTGGCGGTCGCCGTCGACCGGAAGGTGGCACCCGGCGACAGCGAGGTCAGCGCGGGATAGGCGACGTAGTCCTTGGCGATCTGCGCACCCGCCTTGGCGGCGAATTCGCGAGCCCGGATCTTGCTCTCGTCCCGGTTGTCCCGGCCCTTGAAGATCTTGCCGAGCTCCACGTGCTGCAGTCCGACGCCCCACTCGAAACCGATGGCAAGAATGGCGTTGTAGAGCACGTTCCCGAGGTTGAACGGCTTCCACTTGGCATCGCGGGTGACGCGCAGCAGGCCGTAGCCCACGTCGTCGTCCATCCCGAGGATGTTGGTGTATTTGTGGTGCATGAAGTTGTGGGTGAACCGCCAGTGCTTGGAGGACCCGCCCATGTCCCACTCCCACGTCGAGGAGTGGATCTCGGGATCGTTCATCCAGTCCCACTGACCGTGCATGACGTTGTGGCCGATCTCCATGTTCTCGACGATCTTGGCCACGCCCAGGGTCGCGGTGCCGGCCCACCAGGCCGACCGTCGGGAGCTCGCGGCCAGCATCAACCGGCCGGCCACCTCGAGTGCCCGCTGCGCCGCGATGGTGCGGCGGATATAGCGCGCGTCACGCTCGCCGAGGGAGTCTTCGATGTCTTGCCTGATCGCGTCGAGTTCGACACCCAGGCTCTCGATGTCGGCGTCGGTGAGATGTGCGAATTCAGGTACGTCTGTGATTGCCATCTTGGCGCCTCCTTCCTCTACCTACGGTAGCGTAACCTACGAGATCGTAGGTTACCAGTGGGTAACTACTAAACGTCCAGAATGCAATCACCGGAGGCCGCCGACACGCAGGTCTGGATCCGGCTTCCGGCCTCGTGCTCGGCGCCGGTCCGCAGATCACGAACGTGACCGTCGACCAAGGGGACGACACACGACTGACAGATCCCCATCCGGCAGCCGAAGGGCATCTGGATGCCGGCCTTCTCCCCTGCATCCATCAGCGAGGTGGCCGCGTCGAGGTCGACGGTCTTGCCGCTGCGGGCGAACGTCACCGTGCCGCCCGCCCCGTGCGGGGCCGCCTTGGCCACCGCGAACCGCTCCAAGTGCAGCTCGTCGGCGATCCCGGCCTGTTCCCAGACCTTCTCGGCGTCGTTGAGCATGCCCTCGGGACCGCAGGCCCAGGTCTGGCGCTCCCGCCAGTCGGGAACGATCTCGTCGAGCCGGGACAGGTCCAGACGCCCCTGCGTGCGCGTGGTCCGCACATGCAGGCGGTAACCCTCGTGGCCGTCCTGCAGGGCCGCCAACTCACCGCCGAACATGACGTCGGCCTCGGTCGGCGCAGAGTGCACGTGGACCACGTCGGTGATCTGATCGCGGCGCACGAGCGTGCGCAGCATCGACATCACCGGGGTGACGCCGGAACCGCCGGTGAGGAACAGCACCTTGGCCGGGGCCGGGTCCGGCATGACGAAATTCCCCTGCGGGGCCGCCAACCGCACGATCGTGCCGGGCGCCACCCCGCCGACGAGGTGTGTCGACAGAAAACCCTCGGGCATGGCTTTGACCGTGATCGTGATGGTGCGGCCGCCGCTGCGCGGGCTGGAGGTCAGCGAGTAGCTGCGCCACCGCCAACGACCGTCGATCAGCAGCCCGATGCCGATGTACTGGCCGGGCTGGTAGTCGAAGGTGAAACCCCACCCCGGTTTGATCACCAGCGTGGCGGAGTCCTCGGTCTCCCGGCGCACATTGATGACGCGACCCCGCAACTCCCGCGCCGACCACAGCGGGTTGGCGAGTTGCAGGTAGTCATCGGGCAGCAGCGGCGTGGTGATCTTCGCGGCGATGTTGCGCAACGCGTTGAGTGCCGGGTTCTTGGCCGCGACACGGGGACGGACGGTGTCGGCAACTCTGGCCGAGACTTTGATCTGACTCTTGGCCATGAACCTACGGTACCGTAACTTACGGTCCCGTATCCAGTCTTAGAGCAGGTCGAGCAAGAACGGCAGTTCCTGTGGGGCGTACCACGCCAGATCGTGGTCCTGGGCATCCCCGACGGTCAGTTCGGCGTCCTCGTCCCCGAAATCGGCGACGTCCACGGCGTTGATCGCGAGCCGGACCGCGCCCTCCGCGTCGGCGTTGTCCACGTAGGCGGCAATCACCTCCGAATACTCCACGGGGCCGGTCAACCGGACCACTGCATCGTCGAGGTCCGGCCGGGCCGCCGCGCCCTCGACATCGGCGACGAGCACCGCGCGCCGAGGGGGCAGGTTCGACGCGCCGTCGTCGGCGGCCAACAGCCGCAGGGAGGCCAGGGCCGCATCGCGCAACGCCACCTCGGCCAGTTCCTCGTCGTCTCCCTCGGCGTAGGACTCGCGCAGCGTCGGCGTGACGGCGAACGCGGTGCCGTTCACGGCGCGCAGCGACCGGTCGGCGACGAGCTGGGCGAGCATGGCGAGGGTGACCGGGATGTAGACGCGCATCCCGCGAGACTAACTACCTGGCGTCGGGATCCTTCTCCACCGAGATGATGAAGTCGTCGCCGTGTTCGATGACGCCGTGGATGACCGCACTGTCCACCGCCTCCGCGGCGTACTTCTTCCGCACCACCAGCGGATCGTTGCGCAGGTCTTTGACCAGCGCCACCGCCAGCCCCACCATGACGAGGACGAAGGGCAGCGCGGCGATGATCGTGATGGTCTGCAGACCGGTCAGCGCGTCCGCGCCGCCGACCAGCAGCATCACCGCCGCCACCGCGCCCGTCGTGACGCCCCAGAAGATCACCACACCCCGGGTGGGTTTGATCGTGCCGCGCTCGGACAGCGAACCCATGACGATCGACGCGGCATCGGCGCCGGAGACGAAGAAGATCGCCACCAGCACCATCACCACGATGCTGGCCACGGTCGCGATCGGATACTGACCGAGCAGGGTGAACAACTGCTCCTCGTTGCTGCCCTCGCCGGCCAAATCCACCCCGCCCTGCTGGGTGTCGATGGCCGCGCCGCCGAGGATGCAGAACCACACCAGCGACACCAGGCTCGGCACCAGCAGCACACCGGTGACGAACTGCCGGATGGTGCGTCCGCGCGAGATGCGGGCGATGAACATGCCGACGAACGGGGTCCACGAGATCCACCAGGCCCAGTAGAAGATCGTCCACGACTGCAGCCAGGTGTCGACGTCGGGACCCTCGGCACCGGTGCGGGCCGACATCATCGCCAGGTCGGCGAGGTAGCTGCCCATCGAGGTCGGCAACAGGTTGAGGATGAACACCGTCGGGCCGACGACGAAGATGAACAACGCCAGCAGCAGCGCGAGCACCATGTTGATGTTCGACAGCCACTGAATGCCCCGCGCCACCCCGGAGACGGCCGACAGCACGAACGCGACCGTCAGGGCGGTGATGATGACGATGAGGACGGTGTTGCCGGTCTCGCCGATGCCGCCGACGATCTGCAGGCCGCTGCGGATCTGCAACGCGCCCAAGCCCAGCGAGGCCGCCGACCCGAACAGGGTGGCGAAGATCGCCAGCATGTCGATCACCTTGCCCCACGGCCCGTTGGCCCGGGATCCGATCAGGGGTTCGAACGCCGCGCTGATCAGTTGCAGCCGGCCCTTGCGGTAGACGCCGTAGGCGATGGCCAGCCCGACGACGGCGTAGATCGCCCACGGATGGAGGGTCCAGTGGAACAGCGTGGTGGCCATCGCTGACTCGACGGCCTCGGCACCGGTCTCTGCACCGCCCTGTGGCACGACGCCCGGTGGCGGGGTGGCGAAGTGGGTCAGCGGCTCGGCCACACCGAAGAACATCAGCCCGATGCCCATGCCTGCGCTGAACATCATCGCGACCCACGAGACGCTGCGGAACTCGGGTTCCTCGTCGTCACGGCCGAGCGGGATGTTGCCGTAGCGACCGAGCGCCAGCCACAGCACGAAGACCACGAATCCCGACGCGGCGAGCACGAACAGCCACCCGGTGTTGTCCATCACCCAGGTCAGGGCGTTCCCCGACGCCGTGGCCAGCGACTCGGTGCTGACGAACCCCCAGGCCAGGAATGCCACCGCGATGACGGCGGTGACGCCGAAGACCACCCAGTCGAGACCCCGGTAGCCGGTGTAGGCCTCCTCGTCGACCGGGATGTCGAGGATGGGATGCGGGATCGCCTCATCGGTCGGCGACCTGATCGCGTCGACGCGGCGTCGGCGGTGTTTCTCGTTGTCCTTCTCTGAGCTGACCGTCATGGTCCGACCATGAGAACCCGCGCAGGGATTCCCGTCAATCCCGGGACGGCCACGATCCGGTCACCGAGCGGCTTCCAGGAGTTCCTCGAGCGACTCCGACAGCAGACCGGGCAGGACGTCGACATCGCTCATCGCGTCGCGGTCGGCGTTGATGCCGAAGTACAGCTCGCCGTTGTAGGAGGTGACGCCGATCGCGAGCACCTGGTTGTGCAGCAGCGGTGGCACCGCATAGGTCTCCAACAATTTCGTGCCCGCGACGAA
Protein-coding sequences here:
- a CDS encoding aldo/keto reductase; translated protein: MSTVPTVTLNDGASIPQLGFGVYQVKPDETANAVKTALDIGYRHIDTAEMYQNERGVGEGVRDAGIDRAEVFVTSKLNNGFHRPDDARRAFDKTLSELGFEYVDLFLIHWPLPTLYDGDFVSTWQTLEEFKKDGRARSIGVSNFQVDHLGRLARETETVPAVNQIEVHPYFTNDAVRAYGREHGIATEAWSPIAQGQVLDDPTVTRIAEASGKSPAQVVLRWHVQRGDIIFPKSVTPERIEENFNLFDFELSEADVDALSGLDKSEQGRIGPNPDTFDYIPD
- a CDS encoding fatty acid desaturase family protein produces the protein MAITDVPEFAHLTDADIESLGVELDAIRQDIEDSLGERDARYIRRTIAAQRALEVAGRLMLAASSRRSAWWAGTATLGVAKIVENMEIGHNVMHGQWDWMNDPEIHSSTWEWDMGGSSKHWRFTHNFMHHKYTNILGMDDDVGYGLLRVTRDAKWKPFNLGNVLYNAILAIGFEWGVGLQHVELGKIFKGRDNRDESKIRAREFAAKAGAQIAKDYVAYPALTSLSPGATFRSTATANAVANVIRNVWSNAVIFCGHFPDGAEKFTKTDMVGESKGQWYLRQMLGSANFTGGWLLRFMSGNLCHQIEHHLYPDLPSNRLHEISKRVQQVCDKYDLPYTTGPFLVQYGKTWRTIAKLSLPDKYLRDTPDNAPETRSERMFADLEPTERRGLRSSIAAVRGRRREKRAQAALRAA
- a CDS encoding ferredoxin reductase yields the protein MAKSQIKVSARVADTVRPRVAAKNPALNALRNIAAKITTPLLPDDYLQLANPLWSARELRGRVINVRRETEDSATLVIKPGWGFTFDYQPGQYIGIGLLIDGRWRWRSYSLTSSPRSGGRTITITVKAMPEGFLSTHLVGGVAPGTIVRLAAPQGNFVMPDPAPAKVLFLTGGSGVTPVMSMLRTLVRRDQITDVVHVHSAPTEADVMFGGELAALQDGHEGYRLHVRTTRTQGRLDLSRLDEIVPDWRERQTWACGPEGMLNDAEKVWEQAGIADELHLERFAVAKAAPHGAGGTVTFARSGKTVDLDAATSLMDAGEKAGIQMPFGCRMGICQSCVVPLVDGHVRDLRTGAEHEAGSRIQTCVSAASGDCILDV
- a CDS encoding DUF6912 family protein encodes the protein MRVYIPVTLAMLAQLVADRSLRAVNGTAFAVTPTLRESYAEGDDEELAEVALRDAALASLRLLAADDGASNLPPRRAVLVADVEGAAARPDLDDAVVRLTGPVEYSEVIAAYVDNADAEGAVRLAINAVDVADFGDEDAELTVGDAQDHDLAWYAPQELPFLLDLL
- a CDS encoding BCCT family transporter gives rise to the protein MTVSSEKDNEKHRRRRVDAIRSPTDEAIPHPILDIPVDEEAYTGYRGLDWVVFGVTAVIAVAFLAWGFVSTESLATASGNALTWVMDNTGWLFVLAASGFVVFVLWLALGRYGNIPLGRDDEEPEFRSVSWVAMMFSAGMGIGLMFFGVAEPLTHFATPPPGVVPQGGAETGAEAVESAMATTLFHWTLHPWAIYAVVGLAIAYGVYRKGRLQLISAAFEPLIGSRANGPWGKVIDMLAIFATLFGSAASLGLGALQIRSGLQIVGGIGETGNTVLIVIITALTVAFVLSAVSGVARGIQWLSNINMVLALLLALFIFVVGPTVFILNLLPTSMGSYLADLAMMSARTGAEGPDVDTWLQSWTIFYWAWWISWTPFVGMFIARISRGRTIRQFVTGVLLVPSLVSLVWFCILGGAAIDTQQGGVDLAGEGSNEEQLFTLLGQYPIATVASIVVMVLVAIFFVSGADAASIVMGSLSERGTIKPTRGVVIFWGVTTGAVAAVMLLVGGADALTGLQTITIIAALPFVLVMVGLAVALVKDLRNDPLVVRKKYAAEAVDSAVIHGVIEHGDDFIISVEKDPDAR